In the Sus scrofa isolate TJ Tabasco breed Duroc chromosome 6, Sscrofa11.1, whole genome shotgun sequence genome, one interval contains:
- the CEBPG gene encoding CCAAT/enhancer-binding protein gamma: MSACSGLTRESAQMSRVSPQTSGAPPVLNGLTVTHTQAHASGLQQVPQLVPAGPGGGGKAAPPSKQSKKSSPMDRNSDEYRQRRERNNMAVKKSRLKSKQKAQDTLQRVNQLKEENERLEAKIKLLTKELSVLKDLFLEHAHNLADNVQPSSTENTTNSDSAGQ; encoded by the coding sequence ATGTCTGCCTGCTCTGGGCTGACGAGGGAGAGCGCCCAAATGAGCAGGGTGTCGCCGCAGACCTCTGGTGCTCCCCCGGTGCTGAACGGGCTAACTGTCACTCACACTCAGGCGCATGCCAGCGGCTTACAGCAGGTTCCGCAGCTGGTGCCCGCCGGCCCTGGGGGCGGAGGCAAAGCTGCGCCTCCAAGCAAGCAGAGCAAGAAGAGTTCGCCCATGGATCGCAACAGTGATGAGTACCGGCAGCGCAGAGAGAGGAACAACATGGCTGTGAAAAAGAGCCGGTTGAAAAGCAAGCAGAAAGCCCAGGATACACTGCAGAGAGTGAATCAGCTCAAGGAAGAGAATGAACGGTtggaagcaaaaattaaattgctGACTAAGGAATTAAGTGTACTGAAGGATTTGTTTCTTGAGCATGCACACAACCTTGCAGATAACGTGCAACCCAGTAGCACTGAAAATACAACGAATTCGGATAGTGCAGGACAGTAG